The Tripterygium wilfordii isolate XIE 37 chromosome 23, ASM1340144v1, whole genome shotgun sequence genomic sequence gtgtttaATGGAACAGCATCAGCATGTTACGAGAATGAAGACCATGGAGTCATGATAGCAGCAGCTAGTCCTGCAATATACAAACATGGTGCTGCATGTGGAAGGATGTACAATGTTTGGTGCACTGGACCTACAAACCAAGGTGAACCCAATCCTTGCAGGGGCAATGGTGTGACTGTTAAAGTTGTGGATCTTTGTGATGGATGTAAAGGACTGTTGCTTGATCTCTCTCAAGAAGCTTTCTCTCAGATTGCCGACCCGGATGCCGGAAGAATCCAAATTGAATTCTACTAGTAAGGccttatagatttttttttctttgataaaataGCCTTTATGCAAGCCTAATCAAGAATATGCCAAGgaagcccaaggctacacaaaGGCAAACAACAGCTGTGAACGCCACTACTATAGATAGAGAATCTCCCACTACGACTCAAACTCTAATTAAAAACATGCAGACCCATGCGAGCCCCCTCCAAAACTCAACCCAAAAGGAACCATGCTGTCATTATTTCGCTTCTCTCAACACCCCTTTTGGCCCAATAGTCCGCAATCTCATTAGCCTTTCTCCACATGTGAATGAATTCGACATTAGCAAGAGTCTCAACAATATTAATTATGGTAATGAAGTCCTGATCCAGCTTCCATGGAGAGGGGAACATTTTTTCGAAGCCAAGAAATGGAGTTGAGAGAGTCTGATTCTATGACGATGCTAGATCTGTTGCTGCAATCATGCTCCATAGTGATCTCCATTCTCTAGAGCTTTTCTTATGGATTATGATCATTAATTTAGTTTCATTAACATTTGAAATATTTAACGTCGTTTGTTTCATGAAAATAAGTTAATCAATTAAGTTTGTGTCATCTTTGTATGTTTCTGGGTTTGAAGGTCCTCTCGGAGATGACAAGCTATCAAGGCCAAGTCTAAATAAATATGCTTATTATAATATATGAATAAAAAAGGCACCACTTAACGTTTGGGAAATTCGGATATGTTTATATTCCCAGAAATAATATAGACCATGTATTGTATATATGCGCTTggtgtctttaataaaattaatatattaacatACTAGATATGCCAAAACATGGGGCTAAAATGTAAGATATGCCAAAACATGGGCCTAAGATGTGTGAGTGTTGTGTGTGTGATGTGTGTTGACACTGTGTCTACCACagaatgtcccacatcggtggtgTGTGTCACATATATGTAGTTGATAAGCTCAGTTACCAACACACGTTTTTGCCCTTCGGGGTGCTGTGTTGGTGTCTGTGTCTTATTGCTATGTGTGTGTGGTttctaaaaaagaaaataaagaattgTTAATTGTAAAGTAGATGGGACTACTAAAAATTAATTGGGTCCCACCACTATTCAAAGCTTTTTCTAGGAGGGCATTACCGTCCCATTTTGCAGTGGTAACGCCCAACGGTATACCCTTGTTTGGTTAGGCGTTTGGGAAAAGCGGAACCGCTTTGCCCAACGCCCCACCAAAATGTACCCGAAATGTACTTGAATAACTCTATCCCGAGATAAACCCGAACAAActtaaacaaaaacataaagcaaACGAAAATGACGTGTAACTCATCAGTTTGGTAGTCaaacaggtttattccatttatttaatcaatgaaataattttatttccattCTTTTATCCCAcgattcattgtccaaaatttattgttttaatatagattctatttttttaaagcatagtttaaaattcattattttagttctaaattcatttgtttttgaaattctattgaaaaaaacaatggaattaagaaactccattgaaaacaacaacagaattaagatttacccgataaaactcatcgacaatggatcttgctagaaagagttttatgtgttgattctgaatatgtaaattttttaaaaatctaacatgtattttgagagttaaacgttttaaaattttgtttaagagacTTAGGCTCTCAAGGGCTACCACTATATGTGCTATCTAGCACTACTGTAAAGCAAAAACAACACATATGGATTGGATTTAgattcatatggatcatgtcaTTCAGGTGAAACACTGAAAACCTTAGCATTTTCGGTTAGATAAAGCGTAAACATTTCCATTCTGAACATTAAAATTGCTTGACAagagttttttttatatatattatttgatcaATAATCGTTCACacttcttccacaaatcttttttgtgcaatttaagtcTCTCTCTTTTAACACATTTGTGGAAACGTGTGAAGACGGGAAGTGGTTCATATTATCATATAGTTGCTTGTTGTGACCACCAGCTACGTTAATTTTAGCCTATAAATAGGACTAACAACTCACAACCGTCGATCATAATCCAACACAAACATTCAGAAGAAACTAATTCAACACCTAAGCAAAGGAAATGGCCATGTCAACGAAAGCTTCGGTTCTTCTTGGTCTTGTAGTTGTAGGCCTCATCTCTGTGGCTTCGGCTGAAACCGGAACCGCCACGTTCTACACAGTATATGTTCGTAAGTATATGCCTCAATACCAAAATTTCATTAAGTTTTAGCTCtagatatcatatatattaa encodes the following:
- the LOC119992707 gene encoding EG45-like domain containing protein, producing the protein MAMSMKASVLLGLVVAGLISMVSAESGTATFYTKYFPSACYENEDHGVMIAAASPAIYKHGAACGRMYNVWCTGPTNQGEPNPCRGNGVTVKVVDLCDGCKGLLLDLSQEAFSQIADPDAGRIQIEFY